The following nucleotide sequence is from Pseudonocardia sp. C8.
GCTGTACGGGCTGGCGGCGCGCACGCTGGGGATCCGCCCCGGCTGAGCGAGCGCTACGCTCCGCCCCGTGGCAGCGCAGCTGATGCCGGCGGCGTTCTTCGGGCACGGCAACCCGATGAACGCGCTCGCGACGAACCGGTACACCACCGCCTGGCGGGCGTTCGGCGCGGCCGTGCCCCGCCCGCGGGCGATCCTGGTGATCTCCGCGCACTGGTACGTCAACGCGACCGCGGTGACCACGATGCCGCGGCCGCGCACCATCCACGACTTCTTCGGCTTCCCGCAGGAGCTGTTCGACGTCCGCTACCCCGCACCCGGCCTGCCCGAGCTGTACGACGAGGTCGCCGAGATCGCGAAGCCGACCTGGGTCGGGGCGGACGTCGACAGCTGGGGCATCGATCACGGCACCTGGTCGGTGCTGGTGCACGCCTTCCCGGACGCGTCGATCCCGGTCGTGCAGCTCTCGATCAACGCCGAGAAGCCGCTCGACTACCACCTCGATCTCGGGGCCAAGCTGGCCCGGCTGCGCGAGACCGGGGTCCTCGTCGTGGCCAGCGGCAACGTCGTCCACAACCTGGGCGGGCTGGACCGCACGCGGCCGGACAGCGGCTTCGACTGGGCCGAGCGGTTCGACGAGGCGGCCCGCGAGGTCATGCTCGGCGCCCCGGCGGAGTTCGCGACCCTGGACCGGCACCGCGACTACCGGCTCGCCGTCCCGACCGCGGACCACTTCGTGCCGGCGCTGTACCTGGCCGGGGTGGCCTCGGCGGACCCCGGCGGCGGCGCGCCGGAGGTTCTGGTCGACGGCTACGCCTACGGCTCGCTGTCGATGACCGCCTACACCCTGGGCCTGTCGTGCCCGGAGGTCCCGGGCGCCGAGACGGGGACGGCCCCCGCGCTGCCGGACGGGCCGCCGCCGGAGTCGTCGAACATCTGACCCGCGCTCACGCCCTGGACCCCGCCGACGCCGCGATCACCCGGTCGAGCACGGCACGCAGGTCCTCCAGCTCGGACAGCGGCATGCCGAGCCGGTCCACGATCGCGGGCGGGATCGCCTCGGCCCGCTCGCGCAGGGCCCGGCCCTCGTCGGTCAGCGTGACCGCGAGCGTCCGCTCGTTACCGGGCACCCGGCGGCGATCCACCAGCCCGGCCGCCTCGAGGCGCTTGAGCAGCGGCGACAGCGTGCCCGGGTCCAGCGCGAGCACCTGGGCCAGCTCGCCGACCGAACGCGGCGCGCGCTCCCACAGCGCCAGCAGCACCAGGTACTGCGGGTGGGTGAGCCCCATCGGCTCGAGCAGCGGCCGGTACAGCGCGATCACGTTCCGGGCGGCGACGGCCAGCCCGAAGCAGACCTGGCGGTCCAGCCGGAGCAGGTCGGGGTCGGTGTCCACGACCCGGTATCGTACATTGTTGGTGCACCAAGAATTGGGAGGCCAACCGTGGACGCACCGATCCGGCCGAATCCGCTGCGCTGGCTGCTGTACGTCTTCGGTGCCGGCCTGCCGGCCCGGCACCGCACCTGGGTGCTGCACGACGTGACCGCGCCGACCTGGCGGCTGCGCCATCTCGTGCGGGTCACCGTGCAGCTGGCGCCGATCGGCGTCGCGCTGTACCTGCTGATCCCGGGCCCGGCGCACGTCAAGGCGCTCTCGGTGCTCGCGGGCGCGCTGCTGGGCTACTTCTACTCGCTGGCGTACATGCAGGAGTCGGCCGAGCACCGGGTCGCGAAGGCCGGCTACCCCGTCGGGTCCGCCGCGGCCGTCCGCGCCGAGGCGGAGGAGGGCGGCCGCGCCGCCGCGCGGGAGCGGTACGCGCGCCGCTGGAGGGGCTGACAGTCGGTCGAGCTTTCACTATTCTGTCGACCGACAAGAATGTGAAAGGGAGGCCCGGGGTGGACGATCTCGACGCGGAGGCGAAGCGGCTCGACGCGGAGGACCCGCTCGCCGCGTACCGCGACCGGTTCCTGCCCGCCGACGGCGTCGTCGCCTACCTCGACGGCAACTCGCTCGGCCGCCCGCTGCGCGCCGCCGCCGACCGGGTCGCCCGCTTCGTCCACGACGACTGGGGCACCCGCCTGATCCGGGGCTGGGACGAGGGCTGGATCGACCTCCCGCAGCAGCTCGGCGACCGGATCGGCCGGATCGCGCTCGGTGCCGCGCCGGGCCAGGTCGTCGTGGCCGACTCGACCACCGTGCTGCTGTACAAGCTCGCCCGCGCGGCCGTGGACCACGCCCTCGCCGCCGGGCGCGACGAGATCGTCGTCGACACCGACAACTTCCCGACCGACCGCTACGTGCTGGAGGGCATCGCCGCCGAGCGCGGCGCCGTGCTCCGCTGGATCACCTCCGACCCCGCGTCCGGGGTGACCCCGGAGCAGGTCGCCGCCGTGGTGGGCCCGCGCACCGCGCTGGTCCTGCTGAGCCACGTGGCCTACCGCTCCGGGTTCCTCGCCGACGCCCCGGCGATCACCCGGATCGCGCACGACGCCGGCGCGCTCGTCTGCTGGGACCTCTCGCACTCGGTCGGCTCGGTGCCCCTGGAGCTCGACGCCTGGGGCGCCGACCTGGCCGTCGGCTGCAGCTACAAGTACCTGAACGGCGGCCCCGGGTCGCCCGCGTTCGGCTACCTCGCCACCCGGCACCTCGGCGTGCTGGCCCAGCCGGTGCAGGGCTGGTTCGGGCACCGCGTGCCGTTCGAGATGGGACCCGGCCACGAGCCGGCGCCGGACGTGCGGGCACTGCTGTCCGGCACGCCGCCCGTCTTCGCGACCGTGCCGCTGCAGGCCGGGCTGGACCTGCTGGAGGAGGCCGGGATCGCCGCGGTCCGGGCCAAGTCGGTCGCGCTCACCGGGTTCGCGCTGCGGATCGCGGACGCCCTGCTCGTCCCGCACGGCGTCGAGGTCGCGACACCGCGCGACCCGGACCGCCGCGGCGGGCACGTCACGCTGCAGCGGGCGGGTTTCGCCGAGGTCACCGCGCGGCTGTGGGCGCGCGGGGTGATCCCCGACTTCCGGGCGCCCGACGGCATCCGGATCGGCCTCGCGCCGCTGTCGACGTCGTTCGCCGAGCTGCTCGCCGGGCTCCGGGCCCTCGCAGGCGAGCTGTGAGCGCCGGGTCGCTGCTGCGCTCGTTCCTCGGCGCGCACGTCCGCGGGCTCGGCGGCAGCGTCGCCGCCGGCGACGCCGTCACCCTGCTGGGTGCGGCGGGCTGCTCGGAGAACGGCGTGCGGACCGCGCT
It contains:
- the ygiD gene encoding 4,5-DOPA dioxygenase extradiol, whose product is MAAQLMPAAFFGHGNPMNALATNRYTTAWRAFGAAVPRPRAILVISAHWYVNATAVTTMPRPRTIHDFFGFPQELFDVRYPAPGLPELYDEVAEIAKPTWVGADVDSWGIDHGTWSVLVHAFPDASIPVVQLSINAEKPLDYHLDLGAKLARLRETGVLVVASGNVVHNLGGLDRTRPDSGFDWAERFDEAAREVMLGAPAEFATLDRHRDYRLAVPTADHFVPALYLAGVASADPGGGAPEVLVDGYAYGSLSMTAYTLGLSCPEVPGAETGTAPALPDGPPPESSNI
- a CDS encoding MarR family winged helix-turn-helix transcriptional regulator yields the protein MDTDPDLLRLDRQVCFGLAVAARNVIALYRPLLEPMGLTHPQYLVLLALWERAPRSVGELAQVLALDPGTLSPLLKRLEAAGLVDRRRVPGNERTLAVTLTDEGRALRERAEAIPPAIVDRLGMPLSELEDLRAVLDRVIAASAGSRA
- a CDS encoding DUF5313 family protein; the protein is MDAPIRPNPLRWLLYVFGAGLPARHRTWVLHDVTAPTWRLRHLVRVTVQLAPIGVALYLLIPGPAHVKALSVLAGALLGYFYSLAYMQESAEHRVAKAGYPVGSAAAVRAEAEEGGRAAARERYARRWRG
- a CDS encoding aminotransferase class V-fold PLP-dependent enzyme translates to MDDLDAEAKRLDAEDPLAAYRDRFLPADGVVAYLDGNSLGRPLRAAADRVARFVHDDWGTRLIRGWDEGWIDLPQQLGDRIGRIALGAAPGQVVVADSTTVLLYKLARAAVDHALAAGRDEIVVDTDNFPTDRYVLEGIAAERGAVLRWITSDPASGVTPEQVAAVVGPRTALVLLSHVAYRSGFLADAPAITRIAHDAGALVCWDLSHSVGSVPLELDAWGADLAVGCSYKYLNGGPGSPAFGYLATRHLGVLAQPVQGWFGHRVPFEMGPGHEPAPDVRALLSGTPPVFATVPLQAGLDLLEEAGIAAVRAKSVALTGFALRIADALLVPHGVEVATPRDPDRRGGHVTLQRAGFAEVTARLWARGVIPDFRAPDGIRIGLAPLSTSFAELLAGLRALAGEL